The sequence TGGCCACTGGCTATTTCCACTCAAAACTGATCAAATGCATATGTTTCCTTCGGAAAATCCTTCATGAGAAAACCTTTTAAACCTTTTATTACGTCAAACTAATTGGCAACAAAAATGTATGTGGATTTCCATTTTAAGTTATTTGAATATATAGCATTACCCTGCGGTTAGAATAAGATTTATGTGTTTAGTTTCTTTGTGCTTTGCTATTTTGttgatttctgtctgttttagttAGTTTTGTGCGATATGTTTTTATGAGCTTCCTTAACTGGTGTTATGTCTCCCTTCTGTATCCTCTTTTCACTTTGTTTATTGCAGCTCTGAGTTAAATCAGTGTGCAAACAAATGTAAACTAGAAGTTAAAAATGCATGGGTGGGAGGAGAAGTCAGACGGTGTAGCACGGTGCAGAGCTTCTTAATAGATTCCTATGTGATCATTATGACACTTTAACATTGCTGTCTGTTTGTGTAGCATATTTAGATACAGAAATAAACTGGATTTGTACCCCGGTCTCCCACGCAGGAAAGTAAACATCAGCACTCTGCCAACAGAAAACGTTTATCTTCTAGGCTTAAATGGACATAGACAAGGCCACTTTGTCAGTAATATCAATGCCACGTGACTaaagaaattttttttaaagtccaCTTGTATAAAAGCTGTTTGCGGACTTTGAAAGTTGTATATTAAGTAAGGGGGTGGGACAAGCTTCCTGTTTATTCAGGTTAGGGTTGGAGAGTGAATCCAAATATGATACGAAATTATATAGATTGTACTGGCTGATGTGACATTTCAAGAATGCCATTTTTAATCAGGCctaggaaaaacacacacaacggAGGCACAGTGAAAAGGATTTTATGTAATGGCAAAGATGAAAACCTATGCAGAGCTGCCTTTTTCAAAACATAAGTTTGGTGCAGATGGTGGGCATGagatgttttcctttgttctcatttcatttttctatttaCATCTTAGCACTGCAACTCACAATACACTCATACACACTACTATGCATCCAAGTGATGTTGCAAGAGTCTGATACAGATGACAATCAACATTTCATTAGCCCTGTCCTGCACAGTGTGACATGATCATTGTTGCCATGTGGTTTAACAGCACCTTAAAAAACCGAAAGAGTGTGACTATACGTCTGTGTAACAGGGTTGGCCAAATATAATAGTTGTGACCTTTTATTCATGACATCCCCATTAGGCCAAAATGTTATAAACTCTGTATCACATATTTTCAAGCTAATTAATACCAAGGGAGTGGTGGGGTAGACATCCATGTTTGGGCAAATAAATGGGCTTTGCATTTAATTTACAGCTCCTGTTGTATAGAAATGTTAAGCAGAGGTCAATAGGTCAAGAACAGGCCAGAGCACATGACGACTGGCCTGACTGCAGTGCATGTGATGATGGAAGTGAAGCTGGTGAGGTTCATTCAGATACTTCTGGTCTGGTCTTGatttctcactctcacacacacacacacacacacacacacacacactcatacactcatacatacatacatacatacatacatacattctcACAGTCAGAAGAAACATGTGTAATCTTAATGAATCTGACTCGTCGCCAGCTAATTCTGACATGGATAAGTGATGCTCAATTGTGTGCTGGTAATTGCTTCTATTAATAGAGTGGCTTGTTGTTTATCACGATAGCCCGAAGATAGAGCAGGGAAGAGGAGGGAGCTGGTGTTACAGAAACAGCATAGGCAAAAAGAAGGATATTAAAAGCTCTTGTAGACAGAAGGATCTAGTGGCTGTGAGACGATTTTGGCAGTTGTCAGACTAAAATAGAAGCTTGGATGCTATTCCCGGTTGTGAGTGATACACAATTTATAGAGATAAACAACTATCTCCATGACTGCATACATGAAAATGACTCTCTCAGGCAGGTGCTCTCATAAACAGAGCTTCTCTTTGCtttcaaaaatgttaatatggCAATAGCTATCCATGTTTTGATTCTAATATCTATAGAATTAAAATCTGCCTGTAATAAAGAATcaccacacacattttataagaTATGGAGTCTCTGAAATGAATGCATCCTATGCCTCTCTCTGGGTTTGATACTCTATATTCTcaccccccctttttttttgttcatttctctctcaTCCTTTTCATCCAACTCCTACTGTACCTCTAATTGCCATCCTCTTGAGAGGAGTAATTTAGATCAGCAGGGGACACGTTTACTCTGGCCCACTTGCTCTTTGCCGTATGCCTCTCAGGGGAATAACTGTTTGGGTGTAAAACACTCCACTCAATATCAATGTGCTGTAACGTAGAGTATTTCAAAATGTTGGTTATTACTGCAATTGGGCCTATTGATGCAGGAGGAAtgcagtaaaagtactgcaATGCTGTTGATGTAGTTATTTAGTACTATTTGCACCTGTAGGCAGGAAAAACAACTCAAAACCTCcaggaaatattattttattactttattaatacGTAACATTTTACAAGTTATGTTTGTACAGTAGAAATACTACATAAGCACCTAACCACCCACTtactatatacagtaaaataccACCCATCTGTTGCAGAGTTATCAGTTCAGCGACAATCAGGAGGATGTTAATTAGGAATGTTTTGTAAAGAAAGTCATATTTAAATTCCCTGTATGTTAAGCTACAGCTCAAAAAAGCACTCTTtcaaaagcagagagagaccTGCTACTCTTTTACCTAcatgattatactgtaaatatattctggtgtttttcctctgttgttagTTCCACAACCTTCAGGAACTGAGGCACAGCGCATCCCTGGTAACCAAAGTGTTTATACAGAGAGACTACAGTGAAGGAACAGTCTGTCGCTTCCAGACCAAGTTCCCTTCAGAGCTTGACAACAGGGTGAGTTCAAATACAAgtacacactgacatttacataTTCAAGCAAATGTGAAAATCCCAATTCACCTGAAACAGCACTCTCTAACATGGAGAGATTGATGGCTCAATATAGCATAATTAGATTACTATATTGTTTCATCCTGAATCACAGAACACACATGAATGATGAATATATTGACGTGTGTCAATATATATTAGTTTCTATTTGTAACTTAAACTTGTACTCCAGCACCACCAAGTGCATTCTAAACTGAGCATAACAACAAATCTGCCAATGATAATCCTTAAAATGTTTCAGTGAATGTCTGAAATCTGAACATTATGCCTAATGGAAAGGTTTGCTGATATTGCTAGAATCCCATTTCACAGATGGATATAAGCTTTGGCGGCACAACCTGTAATATCCTGCAGTTTGAACTCAACACAAAGAAGCAGAATGAAATTGTCACAACTATATTAAAACTCTTCTTTGTGCAAGGAAGAAaggtaaaactaaaaaaaaaaaagtcaaacctgAGTCATAATGCTTCTATTTTCATGCTTATTAAAACCATTTGAGGTGCAAATGTGCTCTCCCTGCATTGCTGTAGTGGTGTTATGCAGGGTTATTGTTGATGTCTAGCAATTAGCATCTGAAGCAGACAGTCCACACCCACAGAGCAAGAAATAAACatagacagagaaacacagagggaGTGAGTATGAAGGGACCATTAGAAAACTTTAAACTGTCTCAATTCACTAAAAGTTCTCTGTCAGATGCTCAATCTATTACCAATCTGACCAGTTATTCCTCTAAGTCTTAGGTTTAGTCCTACTCTGCAAGTGAGGTGTTTTTAGGATTGTCTTGGGCTCAGCAGAGTGTAGCTGGTATATTTTGCAGGTGGTTTTAGGGCCTAACAGCTATGCCAGAAtaactttcattttcacagtacTTATGAAGTATACATGCCTTAATTTCTTTACCTggatgtttgtttctgtttgtaagTAGATTGAGCGAACCTTGCTTGAGGAGACGGTGAAGACCCTGAACTCTTGTTatgcagaggcagaaaaaatTGGAGGTCAGTCGTACCTGGAAGGATGTCTGGCTTGTGCAACCGCGTACATCATCTTCCTCTGCATGGAGACACGATATGAGAAGGTAACAAACCTATAGGCATGAAACAATAGGGCTTAAAATAGCCAtacttatgtgtgtgtgccttaaCCTATATAAACCagttacaaaatatatattatattatatagataaaaaatatataacatatatatatatatatatatatatatactgtatatattaagtacaatatatatattaaataacaaTTTTTTGAAATATGCTTTCTGAGATCTAAATGAGCTCATACCACTCTTATGAGGTAGAGTGAGTAGGCAATTTTCTTagtttagcatttttatttttaatttgaaagtggTCCAGCTGGGGTGCAACCAAGGCATAATGCAGACAAAATGACATTCCCAATGATTCGCCTGCCCCAGAGAAGTTTTTGAGGTCTGAGTCAAAACCCTTTAAAGGGCAAATTTGCATATCTAGTTCAGCCACTATCGAGGCATATCTTGATCATGAGCTTTCcaacatgtttgattttatcatagccaaaaacaaaatgtgattataTTAGGAAGCAAGTCTGAGACAGGAGTTAAGCAATATTTGATGAGAAAGCAAAAGGAAACTGGGAAGGGAGAAGGATGAAAGCAGCAGATGTACACTCACACAGGTCAGTGGTCTTTCTAAAAAGAAACAGCTCACGAGTACACTTCATGTGAGATCACTTGTTTAGGTTGTGCAACACTTTGGGACAAATATGTGTGAGCAGTGCAAAACTTGTAGATTTTAAAGGTTTTGTAGCCCCCCtcatatttgtgtattttatattgAGACAGAGCCAGTTGCAATTATCTTAGTAGAAAAACCAAAGCCGTGGGGAGGAAGCTAGCCTGGCTGTCTTCAGTTTAAAACCTCTTCCTCTACCTATCAATGTTCTATCTCACTTTAACACACATGGTGATATCAATCTTTTCATCAATCTACTGGCTCTCAGAAACCAAACAGACCTGTCCCCCTAAATGTTAAATAGGCCTTTAATTGTTTCATACctgcttttattaaataaacattttcttcaggGCACACCAGGCCTTACTTTTTAGTATGATTGATCaccattttctcatttctgcAGCTAAAATACACCTTCTATAGAAAAT is a genomic window of Mastacembelus armatus chromosome 15, fMasArm1.2, whole genome shotgun sequence containing:
- the golga7bb gene encoding golgin subfamily A member 7B, which gives rise to MATEFHNLQELRHSASLVTKVFIQRDYSEGTVCRFQTKFPSELDNRIERTLLEETVKTLNSCYAEAEKIGGQSYLEGCLACATAYIIFLCMETRYEKVLKKISSYIQEQNEKIYAPRGLLLTDPIERGMRVLEISVFEDRGSGTSSPSSSMSSGGSAR